Below is a genomic region from Fischerella sp. PCC 9605.
GCTACCGTCTGCAAATTTCAGAACCACTAACTTACCCATAATTAAAACAGATGGGGGGATAGGGGGATGGGGCGATGGGGAGATAGGGGGACACTAATAATAATTTTCGACTATTGGCCATTGACTATTGACTCTTGACTAAATTACGAAATTTTCTGTCACACAGGCATCATTCAGTGCTACCTTAACGCTAAACTGCTCCCCGGGTTCTCCTCTAAACTGTAACTGAATGTAATTGTCTGCATTTCTGGCTTGGGCTTCTAAAAATTCTGCTCCTGAGCGATCGATAACTATGAGTTTTACTCCTGGTGTCAGGTAATTTTGACTATTAGCTGGGTGCAATTGTACGTGAATGCTCGTTTGTTGGTTAGCTTGAGGGCTGATTTCCACAATTAAAACGACGAGTTGATTGGCAATCTTGATTCCTAAGTCAATCAATTTTCCTCGTCTCACGGTTGGTTCTTGCTGGTTATTGGTATTTTCTTCAATCAAATTGCTACTTCTAAAGGCAAAAGCTGGGGCAAGTTCTGGCTGATTCCACAACGATTCTAGAGTTTGCCAGCCAGTATCAAAGATACCTGCAAACCACTGGCTCAAATTTACTAATTCAGGAGCTGGTGAAGCGATCGCGGTTGGTGCTAAATGTTCAATTAATGCTTCTAGAGGTTGCAGTTGACTTAAAGGCAGTTCTTCATCTGCAACGCTGCGAACAAACCCCAACAGCTTTGCTTCTTGCAGCGATTCATCTACTTGCACAACTACATAACCTATTCGTTCTTCCCAGGTTTCTGGAGGAACATAACAAATTTCTCGATCCAGACTTACAGGACGGCACTCCAAACGCCCAATTCCTGGTAACTCCAAATCGGCGACATCAGCACACAGACGTACAACCGGATTCCAACTGTCACCAGTTCTCAAATCGGTGGCAATATCCATCATTTGCAAGTAGTCATTTACTACCAACACACAAAGCGTATTTAAGCGGACTCGTTCGGCACGTTCAGGAGTAGGCTGCTGATTGGCAAACTGCTGGGCAGTTCTGCGGGCTGCTTGGGTAATGGGCAATGTTAAAGAATACTCGTCTAAGTTCAGTGTCTTGCGTGACATGGATCATTCCCCAATGATGAATGCTGCTATATACTTATCGTTTGCCATAACAACAATTACGCAAAAAATTGTTCTTTGTTGGTGGTTGGTTGTTGGTTGGAACAAACACCAAACAACCAACAACTAACAACAAATTAGAGCCAATTTCCAATTAGTACATAAGCAGACCAAAAACTGGGTGCGTTGTAGTTGGGATGCTTCAGCAATTGTAATTGAGCGCGGCGGAGAGCTTCCGCTTTGGTGATGCTGACATCTTTTAATTCTCGATAAAAAGCACCGATAAACTGGGCTGTGGATTCATCATCAATTTGCCATAAAGAAGCCACGGTACTGCGTGCACCCGCACGTACGGCTGTTCCTGCTAAACCTAGGGCTGCACGTTTGTCTCCTGCTGCTGTTTGACAGGCACTCAATACTAATAGTTGCACTGCTTCCGGTCTGGTTTCATCCCGACCGCGCAGAATATTGTCGAATTCCGTGACGTTAATTGGTCCATCGGCAGCTAAGATAAAAGTTTGATCGGCGCTAGAACTAAACTGACCGTGGGTTGCTAAATGTACCACGTTGAAGGCAGCAGCATTCACTTGATTTTCTAGTGCTTTACTTGTGAATTGCTGATTCAAGAGATTGGTTGTTGGTATTCCAGTTTCGGCGATTAGTTCGATTTCAGTTTTAATCGCCGGCAAAGGTGGAAAGTTGGAATACTGCGGTGGTGGCTCAGTTAATCCAGCGGTTAAAGCGTTGAGTTGCTGTCGCTGTAGCGGTTTAGGGTCGAGGAGTTGCAGACCGACACTCAGGGCAATTGCATATTTTTCAATTAAGAATTGCTTGCCGTCGTAGAGGGAGGACATTGGTACATTACGTAGTACTCCATCCAGAACAAATACCAGGGTGTTTACCCCACTGGCTGACAATTGCGACTCTATCGGTTTAACCAGCCAGTTGTAAACTTGTTGTGACTGTGTCCTTGTAGCTTTGATCGCCGCAGGGTTGACAAGATTTTGACGCAATTCAACGACTGCTTTTTCTACTTCTGCTTGGGAAATCTGGGTGCGATAGTGTCGTAGTGGTTGTTTGGGAATTTTAACAATTAGTTGCAGTTCATTGGGAAGAATGATCGGGTATAAGATGGCAGCGGTAGGATTTTCTTTGTCTACGACTTGGTCTAGCAGCACTCGCTGACCTTGCAAACAAGCTTCTCGGAAGAAGTTATCTAATTCTGCTATTTTTAGTGCTTCAATCCGCTGACGGGCTTTTTCTAGAGTTTTTTCGTCTAGTTGTTTTTGTGTCAGCAGTAATTCGACTGACTGCCGATAAACTGGTTCGACGCTGTCACGAAAGTTGAATCGCACATCTTGATTGACTGCTACTAGATCGCTGCGAAGAGATTCGAGAGTTTGCACAGCTGTATCGTATGCTGCGATCGCTCCTTGTAAGTCTCCTTTTACTTTCAGCAATCTTCCTAATTGCCATTGCCACCGATAAGCAATATCTGGTGCATTACTACTCTGTGCTAATAGTAACGCCTGTTGAGTGAGGTTTTGTGCTTCTGACCATTGTCCAGTTTGCTCGTATAAGCTGCCCAAACTTCCCAAGGCATAAGCTTCTGCTCGTTTGTCACCCAAATTACGGGCTTGTTGCACGGCGGTAGCGAGGATCTGAGCAGGCGTGGGAGTGGGGGAAGAAATTTCTCTATTGCCAATTCCCGATTCCCGATTCCCGATTCCCAATTCCCCATTTCCTAATTTGACGAGGCTTTCTACAAAATTAATCCGCGCATAGATACTGGCACGACTGGGGGGAAGTGGGTCGAGTTGGGATTGAATTTCTGGTAGTAAAGTTTTTGCATCTGCTGATTTTTGCTCCTCAATTAGCAAGCTAAGGAGATTGAGTTGTGCTTGCACTTTCAAAAGAGGTGAGGGAGATGCTTTGACTGTTTGTTGATAAAAATCGATCGCTTGTTGTGTTTCCTGCTGGGCGCGGGCATTGTTACCTAAACTGAAAAGACTCGCAGCAACATTAGCAGGCGATCGCAGGCGCTTTGCTACTTCCAAACTTTCTTGGAGAACAGTGTAGGATGCTGGCAAGTTACCCACCAGCTGCAAAACATCACCAAGTGATCGCAACGTTATTGCTTTTTCTGGTGAGTCGCTTTGCGATCGCAGTTTTTGGTTAATCTGCAAAAGTGTCGCTTCTGCACGACGGTAAAATCCACTTGAAATTAGGGCTTGTGCTTGATTGATCTGCGATCGCACTACGCCGTTTTGGTCATTGGCTTTGGTATAAATATCCATCGTCTGCTGCCAAGTTTGTAATGCTTGTTCTGCCTGTCCTGTTAACAGTTGCAGACGACCCCGAATATCTAGCGTTTGAGCTAAAATCTTATAATTTTGGATTGTTTTTGCTTGGGGAGTTTGTTGTTTAAATCCTTGTAAATTCAAGCTTTGGGTAATTGCTTCTTGAGCTTGTTTCCATTCACCAAGTTGTTGATAAGCTAGTGAGAGATTACTCAAAGCTACAACTTGTTTAAGGGTTTCTCCCTGCTTTTGATACTCTTGCACTGCTTGCTTTAACACCTGCACAGCTTCAGCAAACCGCCCGGCGTCGTACAGCACTTTTCCTTTTTGTAAGGAAGAGGTAGGAGAAGAGGAGCCAGTGCGTTGCGGGGGTTCCCCCCGTTGTAGCACCTGGCGTGGGGAGAGTGGGAGATAGGGAGAGGGGGAGAGAGTGAGGGGAGGAAGTTTTGCTAAAGCTGGTGAAATACTAGTGCATAGTAAAGTAGTCACTAGTGCTAGTGCTAAAAAACGATATATCTTATCTTTTACTTTCATTTGCTTGAAAATTTTCAGAATGGCAAATTTATAACCAGACTATTTAAGATGACTTTCTCCCCATCACCCCATCTCCCCCTCTCCCCCTTTCCCCCTCCTCCCTCAGAAGGGATTGGCAATAATGGAAAAGTACAAACCGTTTTCCTGCCATGAGTCTTTATCCCCAGAAGAAATTGAAACTAAAGGAATACCCCAGTCCAAGCGAGCAGTGAGACGATCTTCGAGTTGGAAACGCAACCCTAATCCTACAGATACCAAAGAATTAGTATCTAGTTCTGCTTCTGAACCGGATCTGCCGGAACGGTTCCAACCGTTGCCAAAATCCACAAAGGGGGTTATCTGTAGAAGACTGTTGCGTTCTGAAAAACGAGCAATGGGAACTCGCACTTCGGCAGAAGCAAATATGCCGTTGTCTGTGAGCAAGGCATCTTGACGATAGCCTCGCACGCTTTCGAGACCTCCAATGCCAATTTGTTCAAATGGGACGAGTGGTCGGTCTGCTAGTTGCACATCACCTCGTAGCAGCAGTAGGGTATCGGGAGCTAATAAGCGCACCCACTGGGCTTGTCCTCTCCACGCAACAAAACGACCATCGGGAGAGCTATCGTTGATGGTGGCATTTAAAGCATCAAGTCCAATACTAAACTGAGAACGCAGGGCGAATACTTGCTGACTGCTACGAGAAGTCCATTCTTGAAAAAAGCGCACTGGTGTGATCCGCGTTTTTCCTTCCTCATCTGCACCCGATCCTGGAAAAGGAAGTTCCCCATCCAAGAAAGTAGCTTCGCTTTCTCGATGACCTGCTGTTATACCTAAAGCAAATTCCTGAGTCGGTGTTTGGATGATGGGTTGGCGTAGTGTTAGTTCGTAGTAATGAGAGTTGGACTGAATATCGAGGACATTAAAGGGTCTTTCAATCACTTTGTTGTCAGAAAGACCAAAGCTAAATGCTACAGTGCCATTGCGGGGGTTGATGGGCAGAGTATACAAAAAATCAAAAGTATTGCTGCCATCTGTATTAGTGTAAATACCGCTAATGCTATCGCCCCACCCCGAAAAATTACCTTCGTTTAGTTGTATTTCTCGACTAAAACTACCAACAGCTGGCGATCGCCCATTATCCAATACCAACTGTAGGTTCAAAGTATCGGCTTCTGTTATCTGCACTTCTAGCACGCTTTGCCCCGGACGCATGCCAGCAGACAGTTCTGCTGATAAGTTTTCAATCAAGGGATTCAGTTGTAATAACTGTAATGCTGCTAGGAGGCGATCGCGATTGAGGGGTGTGTCTGTGGCGATCGCCAGGCGGCTTTGCAGGTAACTAGGCTTGAGTCTGCTAGTACCTGTAATTTTTATCTCTTCCAGTCCCCCCTCAACTACTCTAATTTCTACTACACCGTCCTGTAGTTTTTGCGGTGGGATGTAGGCTCCGGATGTAATGTATCCTTTATTAACATAATAATTAGTAATTTCCGAACGTACTTGGAAGAGTTCAGCAATCGTAATGGGACGTCCGGTAAAGGGTTTAGTAATTTTGGCAAAATCTTCTGGGCTAAAGACGGTGCTGCCTGTAACTTCAAATTTTTTGACAGTGATGGTTTGGGGAATTTCACCGCTTGGGGTTGGTTCTGGAGTGGGAGGTGTTGTTGTAGCAGGAGGTTGAAGTAACTCTTCTGGTGGTGGTAGAGGTTTTGGCGGTGTTGGTTCTGGTAATGGTTGGATTGAAGGTGGCTTGGTATTCTGAGGAGGAAAATTTTGGGCAATTCTTATTTGCTCAGGCACAGGGCTAAAGCTTGGAGTTTCAAAAATCAACTCTGCATGAGCAGGTTTTGTTTGTGTTTGTATAACCTCATCCTTAAAAGAGACGTCTTTTAATTGAAAATTATTGGGGTTTAGAACTGATTGTAGGTTGGATGTTTGCGTTTTTTTAATTACTTCTGCTTTCACTGGTTCAATTGTCGTTGTGCTGCTAATGATAATCAAGCTCAACCAATACAAGTATTTGTAGATTTTTAAGTTGAAGAGAAGAAATTGACCGGATATGGTAAAAGTTTGATGACAACCTTGAGCGGAGAGAATAAAAGCTTGTTTACAAAGAAATATGAAGTCGCGAATTTGTTGGTTCTCAGTCGTCATCCCACATTCCGCAGGTATAGTTTGATTTTTAATTAATTCTTTCTTCATGTATTCTTAAATCTTAATTGGAAAAGGATATATGTTTTTGATGTATTTTGAAATCTTATTGGATAAAGATATCTGTTTTTGATCTTCAAGGAATTTTTTCGGGAGTTAGGGTATAGGTGATTGGGGATTGGGTACTAAGATTTCTTTATTCCTAGTCCCCAGTTCCTAGTCACCAGTCCCCAGTCCCTTTTACGAATTGGATCTGCGATCACACTTTAAGGGCTGAAAGAGCGAAAATTCGTTAACCTAAAATCTTGCACCCTTCTCAACAAGAGCAGAAGCTCTTAATTCACAAGAGCCAGGTTCAACCTAGTAACGAGGATTTGGAGGCTGTTGCATAGGCGTGCAAGACTTCCATGCACCGGGGCGCACAGCAAAGGATGAAAGTCTCTCTTCCAATGCTCAATGTCCCATGCCCAACTTTCAAGACAGCTAATCACGGGAAAACCCCATAACCAAGGATGAAAATGCCTCTTAAGAGTTCCCCGTTAAGCATTCCCCAATCCCCTTTCCCCTATTTTCAAACGAGATGTGAATTACAACCAATTTCCTATCAAGACAAACGGTGCCCAATAATAGGGATGGGAAAAATTCGCATCTTGCAAAAATGCCATTTGGGCTTTTCGCAAAGCTTCCGCTTTACTGGTTCCTGGTTGGCTGAGTTGTTTATAAAACTCTCCCATAAATTTGGCTGTAGATTCGTCTTTGACAGCCCACAGGGTAGCTAAGGTACTGCGGGCGCGGGAATGGACTGCTACTCCTGCCAATCCCAAGACAGCACGATTATCCCCTTTAGCTGTCTGACAGGCGCTGAGAACCAATAATTCTATTGGGCTAGCTTCATCTTCCTCTCTGGATTTGATTAATTCGCCCAATTCCTTGACATTAATCTTTTGATCCCAAGCGAGTATAAAAGTATCATCAGATTGACTACTAAACTGACCGTGAGTAGCCAAATGCAAAATCGAAAAAGGCTTTGATTGGATAGTTTTTCGTAGGTTGGCGCGAGTAAATTTTTCATTTAAAAGTTGTTGACTCTTAACTGCCGAGGCAATTTTTTTGACTTCCAAGTGTACTGCCGGTAAGGCTTTAAAGCCTGGACGGGCTTCACTCAGTCCCGCTGTAATCACTTTCAAATTATCCTGTTTGAGCGATCGCGCTTGCAACAACTGCATTCCTGGTGAAAGAGCGACGCTATATTTCTCTACCAGATACTGTTTGCCATCATGTAAAACAGACATGGGCAGATTTCGCAAGGAACCATCGAGCACAAATGCCAGAGTTTTCACGCCGCTGTTAGCTAACTGAGGTTCCGCTGGACGAATCAGCCATTCATACAGCTGTTGATACAGCCGCAAACGTTCCTCATTGGAGTAAGCGGGATTGAGGGATTGACGCATCTTTTGGATGCTGTTTTCGATGTCAGCTTTGGGTAGAGAAATCTTGTAGCTCGAAAGAGATTTTCCGGGAATAGATACAATTACTTCTAAGCGATCGGGCAAAATAATCGGATAAATCACCGCTGTTGTCTTAGTCGGATCGATCTGTTCAATCAGCTGTGGTTTGGCTTCTAAACAGGCTTCGCGAAAGAAATTATCTAATTCGGCTAATTGCAGGACTTCAATTGTTTCTCGGGCTTGCTTTAAGTTTTCTTGGCTGGGGTTGGATTGTAACAACAGCTCTACAAACTCCCGATAAACGGGTTCTACACTTTCTTGAAAGGAAAATTGCACATCCCGATTAATCGCTACCAAGTCACTACGCAAAGTCTTGAGAGCATCGACTGATAATTTGTATGCTGCGATCGCAGCTTCGGTATCCCCTTGAATTTTGTGGATGCGCCCCATTTGCCAATAAGCTTGGTAGGCAATACTATTAGCGTTAATCTCTTCAGCTATTTGTTGGGCTTGTTGCGTGAGTTTCAACGCTGGGTCTAGTTGCTGTGTTTGCAGATACAATTCTCCTAGCTGAGTTAAAGCATTGGCTTTGGCGCGCATATCTCCCAATGTTTCTGCTTGCTTGACTCCACGAGCCAAAATCCGTGCTGCTTCTTGAGAGCGTGCAGACTCTCTTCCATCCTGTTTCGCCAACCGAGAAAGACTGCGGGCAAAGTTAACAGCTGCATAGACAGATGCGCGAGAGGGGGGAAGGTTGTCTAGTTGAGATTTAATTGGTGCTAATAAAGACTTCGCTTGTTCCCACTGTGAGGTTTCTGCATAAAGACTGAGTTGGTTCAACTGGGCTTCCACTTGCACCCGGGGATTAGTTGCCTTTGCTGCTGCTTGTTGATAGTAATCCAAAGCTGCTTGCGTTTGCTGTAAGTCTCTGGCAGTATTTCCCAAGCTAAAAAGAATACTACTGGTGTCTGCGCTAGATTTGAGGCGATCGCTAATTACCAAACTTTGCTTTAAGACTTCCTGAGATTTTTGTAAATCTCCTACTACCTGTAAAGCCACTCCCAGACTTTGCAACGCTTGTGCTTTTAGTAGGGAATCAGGCTGACTTTGCAGCTTATTATTGACAGTTGTCAACAACTTCTGCGCTCTGCGATAAAATCCTAAAGAGCGCAAAGCTTGGGATTGGTTAATTTGGCTACCTATTTCTCCGACGCGATCGCCAGCTTTGGCGTAGGTGCGTTCTGCTTGTTGCCAAGTTTTCAGAGCGTCTTCTGCTTTTCCTTGTGCAAGTTCCAGATTACCTTGAGTATTGAGAGCCACTGCAAGGATGCCTGTATTTTCCCGATCTTGTTGTAAGAGATTCAGGCTGTTACTAATAGCTTTCTCAGCCTTTTGCCACTCTCCCAATTTTTGATAAGCTAAGGAGACATAGCTCAAACTCCAAGCTTGATTAATGATATCTCCTTGGCGCTGAAAAACAGCAGCCGCCTCTTGCCAAACTTTAGCCGCCTCAGCAAAACGTCCCGCCTCAAGCAGAGTTCTACCTTCATCCAGTCGAGATTTACCATCTTTGACTTGAGATTTGCCGTTATCGGCCACAGCTTTTTCAGTTTTTAACCTCAATCCCAAATCGGTTTGTGCCAGTACAGGAAAATTGCTGATTGGCAGCAAAAATATCATCAGTCCCCAGCAGCTACTGATGTTTACAAATCTCGTCAGATGGCGATATTTACGCATAAAATTTACTATCTTTTTTTTAGTAATAATATCAAGTTCGGTTCATCACTTTATTTTCCCACTGCGATGCTCCGAAGGAGCGGTCTTTGACCATCGCAACTATTAGATAATACCCCAATTATCAATTACCGACATGAGCGGATAGTATAAGTGTCCAAGCGAACATGATATAAGCGACTTTTAAAACCCTTGCAATTTACGCTATTTTCCGCTTCTGCTTTTTGATTTTTGCCTTTTTATTTAATTGGAATTTCAATTACAAATTCTGTTCCTTCTCCTACTTTTGAAAAACAGCTAAGCTTACCTTTGTGCTGTTTTTCCACAATCTGTCGAGAAATTGACAAACCCAGACCAGTTCCTTTACCTACAGCCTTGGTAGTAAAAAATTGTTCAAATATTCGTTCTTTGACCTCAGGTGATATCCCTGCTCCATTATCTTTTATGGAGATAATAATATGAGTGTTATCCTTTACGGCTGTAGAAATATGAATCTTGCCTTGAAATTTTTTGCCTTCGTTCAAAATTTTACTAGCAGATTCATCGAAAGCATCTATGGCATTGGAAATAATATTCATAAATACTTGATTGAGTTGTCCGGGAAAGCAATCAACTAATGGTAAATTGCCATAGTTCTTAATAACTTCAACATCGAGACGATTTTTATGAATTTGTAGACGATACTTGAGGAGTACCAAGGTACTTTCAATACCTTCATGAATATTAAAGGAGGTTTTATGGAAAATATCGGATCTGGAAAAAATGCGTAGACTAGTACTGATTTTGTGAATGCGTTCTACACCCACATTCATGGATGAAATCATTTTTGGTATATCTACAATCATCCTTTCCAATTCTATGTCTTTAGCATCTTCGACAATTTCCTCAACTGGATGAGGATAAAATTGATGATAGAGTTTTAAATGGTACAAGAGGTCAGATATAAAATTATCCAGAAAGTCTAAACTAGTTCCTATAAAAGTAAGAGGATTATTAATCTCATGGGCAACACCAGCAACTAACTGACCGAGGGAAGAAATTTTTTCAAATTGTACTAGTTGGAGTTGAGATTCGTGTAATTCTTGCTGGGCTTGAGAAAGTTGTGCCGTACGTTCTTGTACTAGCTGCTCTAGTTCCGTATTATAAACTGCAAGTTGTCGCGTCAAAAAACACAGCTTTAAATGGATATTAATTCTAGCTATAACTTCTTCTGGTTGAAAAGGTTTGGTAATGTAATCTACTGCTCCGAGAGAAAGACCTTTGACCTTATCAATGGTTTCCGAAAGAGCGGTCATAAAAATTATGGGTATATCCTGAGTTATAGTATTTTCCTTAAGTTTTTGGCAGGTTTCAAACCCATCCATTCCCGGCATCATGACATCTAATAAAATCAGGTCGGGGTGAGCATATTCTGCTTGTTCAATCGCACTTTCACCATCAGTGGCAACTAAAATTTCCCATCCCAAGTTGGCAATGGCACTACATAGGACTTTCAGATTTGTGGGGTTATCATCAGCAACTAGGATAGTGGCATGTTCAGAGGAACTACTATTCATGGAATTTCATCCTGGAATGATTTAATAAATTCACGAATATTCTTGATTTGAAAGTTGTCTGCAAATTGACGAATTTCCGTAGTAAACGGTAGAAATTTTTCATCTAATTTCTCCAGTTCATCTAATAATATCTCTATACCTTGAATATTTCCTCTCATCGCAAAATCTAACAGTCTGTTCAGTTGTGCTGCTGGTGGGGGTATGAATTCTCTCTTGTCAACAGCAGATGCAGTATGGGGAGATATTTGCTCTTGGTTAGTGGTTTCTGAATAAATCCACTCCAGTTGTAAATATTTCTCGCTCAGCTTCAGCAGGTCGTCAATTTGTATTGGTTTGGCCAAAAAACCATTCGCTCCAGCTTGCAAGCTTCTGTAGCGGTCAACCTCAAAGACACTGGCAGAGGAAGCAATAATTGGCAGATTTTGCAGTAATGGTGAACTCCTAATTGCACGGATCATTTCCAAGCCATCCATCAGTGGCATTTTAATATCAGTGAAAATTAAGTCTGGGTGAATTTCCACTAATTTATCTAAAGCCTCTTTACCGTTGGTGGCTTCAAAGCATAAGAACCCTATCGATTCGAGTAGTTGGATGACAACGGCACGATTTTCCCATTGGTCATCGACAATGAGAACCTTTGGCTTTTTGTCTTTAATACCAATTATCTTTTTATCTTGGACAACGGTGGCTGTTTTTACCCAGTTGCTAGTCAGCAATAAGTCTATATCTACCCAAAATTTACTGCCCACGCCAGAAGTACTTTTGACTTGGATTTTACTTCCCATTAATTCAGCTAGTTTGCTGCTAATTGCTAAGCCTAAACCCGTTCCTTCTGTTCTTTTCTTTTTTTCGCACACCTGTTCAAAAGGCAAAAAAATCTTTTTTATTTGTTCCGGCGTCATCCCCACTCCGGTATCTTCGACTTGGAATCTCACACGAGTAATTGGGGATTGGGAAGATTCTTTGCCAGCCCCCAATAAAGAGTCCCCAGTCCCTATTACTTCTACTTTGAAAGTAACTTCTCCATTCTCAGTAAACTTAATGGCATTACCCAGTAAATTAATTAAGATTTGCCGCAAACGTTTTTCGTCAGCGCAAATTCCTTCCGGAAGCTGGGAATCGGCTTGGTAAGTAAAGGATATGCCTTTTTGAACAGCACGGATTCGACACATTTCCGCCACTGCTGTTAAGAAGGAAGGAAAATGAAAATCACTTTTGTATAGTTCTAGTTTGCGAGATTCGATTTTGGACAGGTCTAAAATATCGTTGATTAGGGTTAGTAGGTGGGAACCACACTGATGAATGATGTTAATGCCATCCAGTTCAGATTTCATCAGAGTTGGAGAACGTTGCAGGATTTGTGCGTACCCGAGAATACCGTTGAGGGGTGTACGCAACTCATGACTCATATTGGCGAGAAATTCGCTTTTGGCAAGGTTTGCAACATCAGCGGCGATTTTGGCTGCTTCTAATTCTTTGGTGCGCTGCTTGACTCTTTGCTCAAGAGTGCGAGAATATTCTTGTAGTTGCCTGTTGGCTCGTGCTAGTTGAAATTGTTTATAAAAGTTGGTAGTGACAATTGCACTGCCAATTAGAGCCAGCAAGGGCGAAAATGAAGGAATCCACCAACCGGCAAGAAATGCGAGATAGCCAGTACTTAAGATAATTGATATTGCAAATGTTATCCCAAGAATCAGCAATCCTCGAAATCGTTGCTGACGGTTGGAGTTGATATACAACAAGCGCCAAGTCAGACCGCTACTAATAAAAGACCAGCACACGATCCACAGCCACTCTGCATGATAAGACCAAATTCGCATCAGAGGCCGTCCATCGATTGCTGCACTTAACATTTGGCTGGTTAAATTGGCGTGAACCACCACCCCTGGCATCGGTACTCCACTATACAGTGTATTCTTGCTGTAGAGTGCTTTCTTGTTGTAGCCTACGTGAAAGGCATCATTGATGCTCTTGGCTGTGGTGCCAATCAAAACTATGCGATCGCGTATCAGTTCCGGGTCTACAGAACCATTTAACACTTCCCCCAAAGTAACGATATCAAAGCGATCCTGAAAGCCCCGGTAGTTGAGTAAAATTTGATATCCTCCGATATCTGCTCTTTGATAATTAAATTCCTTGCCATTGAGGGGTGTAAATACTGCTTTACCCAACTGTAGAGCATCCCCAGTGTGATCTAGGGTTTTTAAGGAAATGCCTTTATTTTCTAGATAAATCAAGCTCAAGCGGGCCGCTAATCCCAAAAAAATTTCACCTTTGTTATTACCAGCAGACAGCAAGCCCCGTCGTACTTTGCCATCTGTATCCTCAACCAAATCTACAAGAGCTACTTGGTCTTTTTGCAACAGGGTAGGAGGTGGAGGCACATGTTTTCCCGCCAGTTTCATGACACCAATTAAGTTCGGTGTAGACTTCATCACCGCAACTAATTTCTCATGACCTGGTTCTACGGGCAAATTGCGATAAATATTTAAGCCAATGACTGCTGGTTTTTGTGCTTTGAGCTTGATAAGCAAATCAGCTAAGACACCATCAGGAATCGGCCACTTATTAACTTGGGAGATGTCTTTTTCATCAATCGCGACGATGAGAATGCGCTTTTCGCGTGGTTCTAAGGGACGCAGATTATAAAATTGCTCCAGGGTTTGCCACTCCAGTAGTTGGAACAATCCAGCCATCTCCCCAGCAATCACACAAAGCGCCACACTAGGAGCTGTAATCAGTAT
It encodes:
- a CDS encoding CHAT domain-containing protein, producing MKVKDKIYRFLALALVTTLLCTSISPALAKLPPLTLSPSPYLPLSPRQVLQRGEPPQRTGSSSPTSSLQKGKVLYDAGRFAEAVQVLKQAVQEYQKQGETLKQVVALSNLSLAYQQLGEWKQAQEAITQSLNLQGFKQQTPQAKTIQNYKILAQTLDIRGRLQLLTGQAEQALQTWQQTMDIYTKANDQNGVVRSQINQAQALISSGFYRRAEATLLQINQKLRSQSDSPEKAITLRSLGDVLQLVGNLPASYTVLQESLEVAKRLRSPANVAASLFSLGNNARAQQETQQAIDFYQQTVKASPSPLLKVQAQLNLLSLLIEEQKSADAKTLLPEIQSQLDPLPPSRASIYARINFVESLVKLGNGELGIGNRESGIGNREISSPTPTPAQILATAVQQARNLGDKRAEAYALGSLGSLYEQTGQWSEAQNLTQQALLLAQSSNAPDIAYRWQWQLGRLLKVKGDLQGAIAAYDTAVQTLESLRSDLVAVNQDVRFNFRDSVEPVYRQSVELLLTQKQLDEKTLEKARQRIEALKIAELDNFFREACLQGQRVLLDQVVDKENPTAAILYPIILPNELQLIVKIPKQPLRHYRTQISQAEVEKAVVELRQNLVNPAAIKATRTQSQQVYNWLVKPIESQLSASGVNTLVFVLDGVLRNVPMSSLYDGKQFLIEKYAIALSVGLQLLDPKPLQRQQLNALTAGLTEPPPQYSNFPPLPAIKTEIELIAETGIPTTNLLNQQFTSKALENQVNAAAFNVVHLATHGQFSSSADQTFILAADGPINVTEFDNILRGRDETRPEAVQLLVLSACQTAAGDKRAALGLAGTAVRAGARSTVASLWQIDDESTAQFIGAFYRELKDVSITKAEALRRAQLQLLKHPNYNAPSFWSAYVLIGNWL
- a CDS encoding DUF1822 family protein, whose amino-acid sequence is MSRKTLNLDEYSLTLPITQAARRTAQQFANQQPTPERAERVRLNTLCVLVVNDYLQMMDIATDLRTGDSWNPVVRLCADVADLELPGIGRLECRPVSLDREICYVPPETWEERIGYVVVQVDESLQEAKLLGFVRSVADEELPLSQLQPLEALIEHLAPTAIASPAPELVNLSQWFAGIFDTGWQTLESLWNQPELAPAFAFRSSNLIEENTNNQQEPTVRRGKLIDLGIKIANQLVVLIVEISPQANQQTSIHVQLHPANSQNYLTPGVKLIVIDRSGAEFLEAQARNADNYIQLQFRGEPGEQFSVKVALNDACVTENFVI
- a CDS encoding ShlB/FhaC/HecB family hemolysin secretion/activation protein, giving the protein MSGQFLLFNLKIYKYLYWLSLIIISSTTTIEPVKAEVIKKTQTSNLQSVLNPNNFQLKDVSFKDEVIQTQTKPAHAELIFETPSFSPVPEQIRIAQNFPPQNTKPPSIQPLPEPTPPKPLPPPEELLQPPATTTPPTPEPTPSGEIPQTITVKKFEVTGSTVFSPEDFAKITKPFTGRPITIAELFQVRSEITNYYVNKGYITSGAYIPPQKLQDGVVEIRVVEGGLEEIKITGTSRLKPSYLQSRLAIATDTPLNRDRLLAALQLLQLNPLIENLSAELSAGMRPGQSVLEVQITEADTLNLQLVLDNGRSPAVGSFSREIQLNEGNFSGWGDSISGIYTNTDGSNTFDFLYTLPINPRNGTVAFSFGLSDNKVIERPFNVLDIQSNSHYYELTLRQPIIQTPTQEFALGITAGHRESEATFLDGELPFPGSGADEEGKTRITPVRFFQEWTSRSSQQVFALRSQFSIGLDALNATINDSSPDGRFVAWRGQAQWVRLLAPDTLLLLRGDVQLADRPLVPFEQIGIGGLESVRGYRQDALLTDNGIFASAEVRVPIARFSERNSLLQITPFVDFGNGWNRSGRSGSEAELDTNSLVSVGLGLRFQLEDRLTARLDWGIPLVSISSGDKDSWQENGLYFSIIANPF